In Bacteroidales bacterium, the following are encoded in one genomic region:
- a CDS encoding geranylgeranylglyceryl/heptaprenylglyceryl phosphate synthase, which produces MQIYEKFVSQKRLIAWLIDPDKIDTRLIEKYKNKIIHVDFIFLGGSIVFYHRIPEMINFLKTNLNLPVVLFPGSYFQVFREADAILFLNLISGRNPEYLISQQVLVAPLLEQTNIEVIPCSYILIDGGRVSSTAYITQTIPIPSDKIDLIVATALAGKYSGHKLIYLEAGSGAHHHVPFQVIREVSIRTKLPVIVGGGIRSLEVIDQIFDAGATCIVLGSVIENDPEFLLKIK; this is translated from the coding sequence ATGCAAATCTATGAAAAATTTGTTAGTCAAAAAAGATTAATAGCTTGGCTGATAGACCCAGATAAGATTGATACTCGTCTGATTGAAAAATACAAAAACAAAATAATTCACGTAGATTTTATTTTTCTTGGTGGAAGCATTGTTTTTTATCATCGTATTCCAGAAATGATTAATTTTTTAAAAACTAATTTGAATTTACCGGTTGTACTTTTCCCAGGGAGTTATTTTCAAGTATTCAGAGAAGCAGATGCCATCCTTTTTTTAAATTTAATCTCTGGAAGAAATCCGGAATATCTTATTTCACAGCAAGTGCTTGTTGCTCCTTTGCTCGAACAAACAAATATCGAAGTCATACCGTGCAGTTATATTCTTATTGATGGGGGGAGGGTTTCTTCTACTGCATATATTACACAAACCATACCCATACCCTCGGACAAGATTGATTTAATCGTTGCCACAGCATTAGCTGGTAAATATAGCGGACATAAGCTCATTTACCTTGAGGCAGGAAGTGGTGCACATCATCACGTACCTTTTCAAGTTATCAGAGAGGTATCTATTCGCACTAAGCTGCCCGTAATCGTGGGTGGAGGTATTCGAAGCCTTGAAGTTATCGACCAAATTTTCGACGCCGGTGCAACGTGTATTGTTCTTGGTTCTGTCATAGAAAATGACCCCGAATTTCTTTTAAAAATTAAATAA
- a CDS encoding thioredoxin family protein, with product MKIYVLLFFFVAATMSAQVQIYYDSAKQQEMLVGILNEKDLFHPLFKPYIDAFYDTYLPDAQIIEKIKSIPFDYNIKIILGTWCGDSQEQIPPFLKILHTIRFPSSNVTWIAVDRKKRPHANVSDYETLKIERIPTFIFFRNNQEMGRIVETPKASLEKDWLEILSK from the coding sequence ATGAAGATTTATGTCCTTTTATTTTTTTTCGTGGCTGCGACAATGTCAGCTCAAGTTCAAATCTATTACGACTCAGCTAAACAACAAGAGATGTTAGTAGGTATATTAAACGAAAAAGATCTTTTTCACCCTTTGTTTAAGCCATACATAGATGCTTTTTATGATACATATTTGCCCGATGCCCAAATCATTGAAAAAATTAAAAGTATTCCTTTTGACTATAATATCAAAATCATTCTGGGTACATGGTGTGGAGACTCACAAGAACAAATCCCTCCTTTTTTAAAGATACTCCATACGATTCGATTCCCTTCCAGTAATGTTACGTGGATTGCCGTCGATCGTAAAAAAAGACCACATGCCAACGTGTCTGATTATGAAACATTGAAAATTGAACGAATCCCAACATTCATTTTTTTCAGAAACAACCAGGAAATGGGTAGAATTGTCGAAACTCCAAAAGCTTCTCTAGAAAAAGACTGGCTCGAAATATTAAGCAAATAA
- the meaB gene encoding methylmalonyl Co-A mutase-associated GTPase MeaB, with protein MKKENKSALRVQNGIEQPLHVNEKVLSKLLEKKNKKIDLEKIFKGILAHDRVELSKGITLIESNLPAHQDLAQQLIERCLPYAGNSIRIGITGAPGSGKSTFIEALGNYLINHQHHVAVLAIDPSSHISGGSILGDKTRMEKLSASPHAFIRPSPSGGILGGVARKTKESIILCEAAGFDIILIETVGVGQSEIAAHSMVDFFTLIHIPGAGDELQGIKRGIMELVDAVLINKAEQENLFKAQLARDQIQNALHYMPIPPSGIPVFVGLISALYEEGIDVFWNHVMFYVEKTRQSGFFYQKRKMQEVNRFEQTLIELFMDHIRHHPEINRIKTELEQLIFHQKISPYTAAIQLYEKFKLPSK; from the coding sequence ATGAAAAAAGAAAACAAATCAGCTTTACGAGTTCAAAATGGAATAGAACAACCTCTCCACGTTAATGAAAAGGTGCTATCTAAGCTTTTAGAAAAAAAAAATAAGAAAATTGATCTTGAAAAAATTTTCAAGGGTATTCTTGCTCATGACCGTGTTGAACTTAGTAAGGGCATTACATTGATAGAATCTAATTTACCGGCTCATCAAGATCTTGCTCAACAACTTATCGAACGCTGTCTGCCCTACGCGGGCAACAGTATTCGCATAGGAATCACAGGAGCACCAGGAAGCGGAAAAAGTACTTTTATCGAAGCTCTCGGAAATTATCTGATAAATCACCAACATCATGTTGCTGTACTTGCCATCGATCCATCATCACATATCTCGGGTGGTAGCATCTTGGGAGACAAAACACGAATGGAAAAGCTCTCGGCTAGTCCTCATGCTTTTATCAGACCATCTCCTTCCGGAGGAATATTAGGTGGTGTAGCCCGAAAAACCAAGGAAAGCATTATTCTATGTGAAGCTGCAGGCTTTGATATCATCCTTATAGAGACGGTTGGTGTTGGCCAAAGTGAAATAGCAGCTCATTCTATGGTGGATTTTTTTACTTTAATTCATATTCCTGGTGCTGGCGATGAACTTCAAGGTATCAAACGTGGGATTATGGAACTTGTCGACGCTGTCCTGATCAACAAAGCAGAACAAGAAAACCTATTCAAAGCACAATTAGCTCGCGACCAAATTCAAAATGCTTTACACTATATGCCAATACCTCCTAGCGGAATTCCTGTTTTTGTAGGATTAATCTCTGCCCTGTACGAAGAAGGTATCGATGTTTTTTGGAATCATGTTATGTTCTACGTTGAAAAAACCCGTCAAAGTGGTTTCTTTTATCAAAAAAGAAAAATGCAAGAAGTCAACCGATTCGAACAAACTTTAATCGAACTTTTTATGGATCACATTCGCCACCACCCTGAAATTAACCGCATCAAAACAGAGCTTGAACAACTCATATTTCATCAGAAAATATCTCCGTACACGGCTGCCATACAATTATACGAAAAATTTAAATTACCATCAAAGTAA
- a CDS encoding S9 family peptidase: MRKIGLLITFMALLWLEAQVKKVSFDDIFNRKLYPQTWNMIQPIPSSEKFSSVIEKNLIEINEKGQLREILSLENLNQLMSGQKTSKLYYFPEHTWIDHETIRFIYEQKVYLLKPYSKEIQILYGLDKEADHLEWNPIRNIVAYTKGNNVFIKDEKGNEIQVTFEKKDGIVCGQSVHRNEFGIEKGLFWSPDGQKLAFYRMDESNVTEYPLYQMEDRVGRIKHIRYPMAGMQSHHVKLGIYSLVDRTTVFLNVQGPEDQYLTSVTWVPNSRQILVGVLNRDQNHLKVNLYSAENGELIKTLFEETHDKYVEPLHPAFFTPKGDKFIWLSRRNGFRHLYLYDLNGKLHRQLTEGQFEVLDVLGFVENGFEVLYTATTPTPIDRQVWAVNLQTGKKRLLTPLKGDNVVFPNEKGVYICFNQSSTNPGEYTYVRGKHTVVLKKLTTPLSWLDQTFKIFTIKAQNGESLYAQIIFPPDFDSTKKYPAILYVYGGPHVQLVRNTWLGGANLFLFHLASLGYVVFLVDGHGSANRGMDFESATFRKLSKIEVEDQMSGVRYLLGKSWIDKNRLGVHGWSFGGFMTLSLVLTYPDVFKVAVAGGSVTDWKYYEVMYTERYMDTPEDNPLGYELTSTLNKVDSLRARLLLIHGMQDDIVVPQHLFAFIQKAIEANKIVDLWLYPNQKHNVFGIERKHLYKRIITYFEDFL; encoded by the coding sequence ATGAGAAAAATTGGTTTGCTCATTACGTTTATGGCACTTTTATGGCTTGAAGCCCAAGTCAAAAAAGTTTCGTTCGATGACATTTTTAATCGGAAACTTTATCCCCAGACGTGGAATATGATTCAACCTATTCCTTCCTCGGAAAAATTCTCTTCTGTGATTGAAAAAAACTTAATAGAAATAAATGAAAAAGGTCAGCTCCGAGAAATTCTTAGTCTCGAAAATTTAAATCAGCTGATGTCGGGTCAAAAAACAAGTAAACTTTATTATTTTCCCGAGCATACATGGATTGATCATGAAACCATTCGATTTATTTATGAACAAAAAGTATATTTACTCAAGCCTTATAGCAAAGAAATTCAGATTCTTTATGGGTTGGATAAAGAAGCTGACCATCTGGAGTGGAATCCTATTAGGAACATTGTCGCTTACACAAAAGGCAACAATGTGTTTATTAAGGATGAGAAAGGTAATGAGATACAAGTTACATTTGAAAAGAAAGACGGAATTGTTTGCGGACAATCTGTCCACCGAAATGAGTTTGGTATAGAAAAGGGATTATTCTGGTCTCCTGATGGGCAAAAATTGGCTTTTTACCGTATGGATGAAAGTAATGTGACGGAATATCCTCTTTATCAAATGGAAGATAGAGTCGGAAGAATTAAACATATTCGTTATCCTATGGCTGGAATGCAAAGTCATCATGTAAAGTTAGGCATATATTCACTCGTAGACCGTACGACTGTCTTTTTGAATGTTCAAGGTCCTGAGGATCAATATTTGACATCTGTAACGTGGGTTCCGAATTCGCGGCAAATTCTCGTGGGGGTATTAAATCGAGATCAAAATCATTTAAAGGTAAATCTCTACAGCGCAGAAAATGGAGAGTTAATCAAAACTTTATTTGAGGAAACTCATGACAAATATGTAGAACCATTGCATCCCGCTTTTTTTACGCCTAAGGGAGATAAATTTATTTGGCTCAGCAGACGAAATGGCTTTCGTCATTTGTATTTGTATGATTTGAACGGTAAATTGCATAGGCAACTGACTGAAGGTCAGTTTGAAGTTTTGGACGTGCTTGGTTTTGTTGAAAATGGCTTTGAAGTATTATATACGGCAACTACTCCGACACCCATCGATAGACAGGTCTGGGCTGTTAACCTTCAAACCGGTAAAAAAAGATTACTCACTCCTTTGAAAGGTGATAACGTTGTTTTTCCAAATGAAAAAGGAGTATACATTTGTTTTAATCAATCGTCGACAAACCCAGGTGAGTACACCTATGTTCGAGGAAAGCACACTGTCGTACTCAAGAAATTAACAACACCTTTGAGCTGGTTAGATCAAACTTTTAAAATTTTTACTATTAAAGCTCAGAATGGGGAATCGTTATATGCTCAAATAATTTTCCCACCCGATTTTGACAGTACGAAAAAGTATCCTGCCATTTTGTATGTTTATGGAGGACCTCACGTCCAACTCGTAAGAAATACGTGGCTTGGAGGTGCTAATCTTTTTTTATTTCATTTAGCTTCATTAGGTTATGTTGTTTTTTTGGTCGATGGTCATGGATCCGCCAATCGGGGTATGGACTTTGAAAGTGCAACATTTAGAAAATTAAGTAAAATTGAAGTAGAAGATCAAATGAGTGGTGTTAGGTATCTTCTTGGCAAAAGCTGGATTGATAAAAACCGGTTGGGGGTACATGGTTGGAGTTTTGGTGGGTTTATGACTTTGTCGCTTGTACTTACATATCCAGATGTTTTCAAAGTTGCCGTAGCAGGGGGATCTGTTACAGACTGGAAATATTATGAGGTGATGTACACTGAGCGTTACATGGATACACCCGAAGACAATCCTTTAGGATATGAGTTAACAAGTACTTTAAATAAGGTCGATTCACTCAGAGCAAGGCTTCTTCTTATTCACGGCATGCAAGATGATATTGTAGTTCCTCAGCATCTTTTTGCTTTCATTCAAAAAGCTATCGAAGCTAATAAAATTGTCGACCTATGGCTTTATCCAAATCAAAAACACAATGTGTTTGGAATCGAGAGAAAGCATCTGTATAAAAGGATAATCACTTATTTTGAAGATTTTTTATGA
- a CDS encoding sodium:solute symporter, with the protein MTPVELILATLIYVSLLMLIAHITSRHATNQSYFIGNRKSPWLLVSYGMIGASLSGVTFMSVPGWVGKTGFSYLWMVAGYFIGYFFIAWVLLPIYYKHRVYSIYEYLEKRYHPTAQKWAAGFFILSRTLGSALRMFIVVNVIYFFIFKPWGISFATTAVIFILIVWAYSFRGGIKTIVWTDTFQTTFMLISLIFSLYFLNQVISKPNMGFIEQILASPYAYCTVTNLFAHNHWLKYLLSGAFITLTMTGLDQDMMQKNLSCRTLRESQKNMMLLPFFLLFFNILFLLVGASLYIFANEYHIDFAEPDLLFATVALQHMPWIAGVIFYLGLIAAAFSSADGTITALSTSTLVDVFKYQPDDSNRIKRLRLFLHFLFSLLFILIMLVVQAINEKSIIETVFRVASYTYGPLLGLFFFGFTTNRTLKPAYIPLVTLFPPLSLLLYQWLAAKFQFYTLGFELLPINGLMTYLMMLVFSHNSHKKSSK; encoded by the coding sequence TACCCTCATTTACGTATCATTGCTGATGTTAATTGCTCATATTACGTCTAGGCATGCAACCAACCAATCGTATTTTATTGGAAACAGAAAAAGTCCGTGGCTGTTGGTTTCCTATGGCATGATTGGTGCTAGTCTTTCCGGTGTTACGTTTATGTCTGTTCCTGGATGGGTAGGAAAAACAGGATTTTCTTATCTTTGGATGGTAGCAGGTTACTTCATTGGTTACTTTTTTATCGCATGGGTTTTGCTTCCCATCTACTACAAGCATCGAGTATACTCAATTTATGAATATTTAGAAAAAAGATATCATCCAACAGCACAAAAATGGGCGGCTGGTTTTTTTATTCTTTCTCGAACTCTTGGGTCAGCGTTGAGAATGTTTATTGTGGTAAATGTAATTTATTTCTTTATTTTCAAACCATGGGGGATTTCTTTTGCCACGACTGCAGTTATTTTTATACTTATCGTATGGGCATATTCTTTTAGAGGTGGCATTAAAACTATTGTATGGACTGATACTTTTCAAACAACCTTTATGTTGATTTCACTAATTTTTTCTCTTTACTTCCTCAATCAGGTAATTTCTAAACCTAACATGGGTTTTATTGAACAAATTCTTGCTAGCCCATATGCTTATTGTACAGTAACCAATCTTTTCGCACATAATCATTGGCTTAAGTACCTTCTTTCAGGAGCATTTATCACGCTTACCATGACAGGATTGGATCAAGATATGATGCAGAAAAATTTAAGCTGTAGGACCCTTCGTGAGTCGCAGAAAAACATGATGCTTCTTCCTTTTTTTCTATTATTTTTTAATATTCTCTTTCTTCTTGTAGGGGCTTCTTTGTACATTTTTGCAAATGAGTATCACATTGACTTTGCAGAACCTGATCTCCTTTTTGCTACCGTAGCATTACAACACATGCCATGGATAGCAGGAGTTATTTTTTACCTTGGTCTTATTGCTGCAGCTTTTTCCAGTGCTGATGGAACCATTACAGCTCTTTCTACGTCTACGCTTGTAGATGTATTCAAATACCAACCTGATGATTCAAATAGAATCAAACGTCTTCGGCTCTTCTTGCATTTTCTCTTTTCATTGCTTTTTATCTTAATAATGCTTGTCGTGCAAGCCATCAACGAAAAAAGTATTATTGAAACCGTGTTTAGAGTTGCTTCTTACACATACGGTCCCCTACTTGGGTTATTTTTCTTCGGTTTTACAACTAATCGCACCTTAAAACCAGCCTACATCCCTTTAGTTACACTTTTTCCCCCCTTATCACTACTTTTATACCAGTGGCTGGCTGCTAAATTCCAATTTTATACTCTAGGTTTTGAGCTTCTTCCAATCAACGGCCTAATGACTTATCTAATGATGTTGGTATTTTCACATAATTCTCATAAAAAATCTTCAAAATAA